A region of Persephonella hydrogeniphila DNA encodes the following proteins:
- a CDS encoding nicotinamidase → MRVKITDTDALIIVDMQNDFMPGGALPVPEGDRIVPVLNRYIEKFSSNGNPVFFTRDWHPEDHISFKGYGGIWPPHCVQGTKGAEFHPELKIPYDNKFIISKGYSRDFDAYSGFQGTILDNLLKERGVKRIFVGGVATDYCVKNTALGGLNLGYQVFILEDGIKGVNVNPEDSKKALNLLLERGAVLINLEDIEQ, encoded by the coding sequence ATGAGAGTAAAAATAACAGATACTGATGCTCTCATAATAGTAGATATGCAAAATGATTTTATGCCTGGAGGAGCTTTACCTGTTCCAGAAGGGGATAGGATTGTTCCCGTCTTGAACAGATATATAGAAAAATTTTCTTCCAATGGGAATCCTGTATTTTTTACAAGAGACTGGCATCCTGAAGATCATATATCATTCAAAGGGTATGGAGGAATATGGCCTCCACACTGTGTACAGGGGACAAAGGGTGCAGAATTCCACCCTGAACTAAAAATCCCCTATGACAACAAATTCATTATATCAAAAGGATATTCCAGAGATTTTGATGCTTACTCAGGATTTCAAGGTACGATTCTTGACAATCTACTAAAAGAAAGAGGGGTGAAAAGGATTTTTGTAGGAGGAGTTGCCACAGATTACTGTGTAAAAAACACAGCACTTGGAGGTTTGAATTTAGGTTATCAGGTTTTCATCCTTGAAGATGGTATAAAAGGGGTTAATGTTAATCCAGAAGATTCAAAAAAAGCTTTAAACTTACTTCTTGAAAGAGGTGCAGTTCTTATAAATTTAGAAGATATAGAACAGTGA
- a CDS encoding CopD family protein, with product MSTFVMFIHLIAASFWIGGMLFMVLALSPYVRKLPQDISVKAYQEVGKRYSFWGTVIGLPVLFLTGLYNMKTMGVSFSDLTGWSNPYASTLHHKLHLFALTVFLAVVHDFYVGPRSHINKKFKVAARIIGVVNLLLGISIIFLAAKLRMGG from the coding sequence ATGAGTACATTTGTAATGTTTATCCATCTTATAGCAGCTTCTTTCTGGATAGGAGGAATGTTATTTATGGTTCTTGCCTTATCTCCGTATGTAAGGAAGCTTCCTCAGGATATAAGTGTTAAAGCATATCAGGAAGTGGGTAAAAGATACAGTTTCTGGGGAACAGTTATAGGTCTCCCTGTTCTATTTTTAACAGGACTTTATAATATGAAGACAATGGGGGTTTCTTTTTCAGATCTTACAGGCTGGAGCAACCCTTATGCTTCTACACTTCATCATAAGCTACATCTGTTTGCTCTTACTGTCTTTTTAGCTGTTGTACATGATTTTTATGTGGGACCCCGGTCTCATATTAATAAAAAGTTTAAAGTAGCAGCAAGAATAATAGGAGTTGTGAACCTTTTACTTGGTATATCAATAATATTTCTTGCTGCAAAATTGAGAATGGGAGGATAA
- a CDS encoding cupin: MALKIYPVSEKFSSEKPISEKLIATDNMVVVHFYLKKGQKIPLHASKSDVFVTVLRGKGKFFYGSEEQYELLEIEDSLYYYPEEPHGFEAEEDMIVQAVIAPNPQKKIEL, encoded by the coding sequence ATGGCTTTAAAAATTTATCCAGTTTCGGAAAAGTTTAGCTCAGAAAAACCTATTTCTGAGAAACTGATAGCTACAGATAATATGGTCGTTGTTCATTTTTACCTGAAAAAAGGACAGAAAATTCCACTTCATGCCTCAAAATCAGATGTATTTGTTACAGTTCTAAGGGGAAAAGGGAAATTTTTCTACGGTTCTGAAGAACAGTACGAATTACTCGAAATAGAAGACTCCCTTTACTACTACCCAGAAGAACCCCATGGATTTGAAGCTGAAGAGGACATGATTGTACAGGCTGTGATAGCACCAAATCCACAGAAAAAAATTGAGCTGTAA
- the aroD gene encoding type I 3-dehydroquinate dehydratase: MEKYPLVVLPADDNELEKTLAMAVDKSIDMIELRIDQFSNFDIKYIVEKAQLVKKYDFGMIATVRSKEEGGTDIQDEDRVKIFEAVVEYADILDIELTSKRINHKVIEIAKDEGKLSLVSYHDFEKTPEEDEIQKIIDDASALGADIIKYAFTVNSVEDVSRLMCVTAKNRDKKLVAIGMGELGRITRVAGFFFGSVLTYTYIGKSFAPGQIEAGRLIEELKFYGLRG, translated from the coding sequence ATGGAAAAATATCCCCTTGTTGTACTACCTGCTGATGATAATGAATTAGAAAAGACCCTTGCTATGGCAGTTGATAAAAGTATAGACATGATTGAACTGAGGATTGATCAGTTCTCAAATTTTGATATTAAGTATATTGTTGAAAAGGCACAACTGGTTAAGAAATATGACTTTGGAATGATTGCTACTGTAAGATCAAAAGAGGAAGGGGGAACTGATATACAGGATGAAGACAGAGTGAAGATTTTTGAGGCTGTAGTTGAGTATGCAGACATATTAGATATAGAACTAACATCTAAGAGGATAAATCATAAAGTAATAGAGATAGCAAAAGATGAAGGGAAGCTTTCTCTTGTATCCTATCATGACTTTGAGAAGACGCCAGAAGAAGATGAAATTCAGAAAATAATTGATGATGCATCGGCTTTAGGGGCTGACATAATAAAGTATGCCTTTACTGTGAACTCAGTTGAAGATGTTTCAAGACTGATGTGTGTGACAGCGAAAAATAGAGATAAAAAACTCGTCGCCATAGGAATGGGAGAACTTGGAAGAATAACCAGAGTTGCTGGATTTTTCTTTGGTTCTGTACTAACTTATACCTATATCGGTAAATCTTTTGCTCCCGGCCAGATAGAAGCCGGTAGACTGATTGAAGAACTTAAATTTTATGGTTTAAGGGGTTGA
- the cobA gene encoding uroporphyrinogen-III C-methyltransferase encodes MGKVYIVGAGPGDPELLTLKALKAIKKADVILYDRLINPEILLHAKPGCELVYVGKEDGKHILEQDKINFLLYEFAKSNEIVVRLKGGDPFVFGRGGEEAIFLKEKGIPFEIVPGITSAISVPLYAGVPVTHRGVASSFVVVTGHGSKGQFPDINWKSLVGIDTVIFLMGIANRQKIAENLIKAGKSPETPVIFIEKGTTKEQKEIESTLEEVAQGKVKVHPPAIFLVGEVVRLRGKINWFEEALGEVRV; translated from the coding sequence ATGGGTAAAGTGTATATTGTAGGTGCAGGACCGGGAGACCCAGAACTTTTGACATTAAAAGCTCTAAAAGCTATTAAAAAGGCTGATGTTATTCTGTACGATAGGCTTATAAATCCTGAAATTCTCCTACATGCAAAACCAGGATGTGAACTTGTTTATGTAGGAAAGGAGGACGGTAAACATATACTGGAGCAGGACAAGATAAATTTTCTTCTGTACGAGTTTGCAAAAAGCAACGAGATTGTAGTTAGACTGAAGGGTGGAGATCCTTTTGTTTTTGGTAGAGGAGGAGAAGAGGCTATATTTCTGAAAGAAAAAGGAATTCCCTTTGAGATAGTCCCAGGTATTACCTCAGCCATCTCTGTTCCCCTTTATGCAGGAGTACCGGTAACACACAGGGGAGTTGCATCTTCTTTTGTTGTTGTTACAGGACACGGTTCTAAAGGACAGTTTCCAGACATAAACTGGAAATCTCTTGTTGGTATAGATACAGTCATTTTCCTGATGGGCATAGCAAACAGACAGAAAATAGCTGAGAATCTAATAAAGGCAGGAAAATCACCAGAAACCCCTGTGATTTTTATTGAAAAGGGAACAACGAAAGAACAGAAAGAGATAGAATCTACCCTTGAAGAAGTAGCTCAGGGTAAAGTCAAAGTACATCCTCCTGCTATATTTTTGGTTGGTGAAGTGGTAAGACTGAGGGGAAAAATAAACTGGTTTGAAGAAGCTTTAGGAGAAGTTCGGGTATGA
- a CDS encoding RrF2 family transcriptional regulator — protein sequence MLSAACKDSIRAMIYVAKLYKEGWKDKFISIHKIAKDLGMSFYFLSKNFQKLVKAGLLESHRGPQGGIKLIKKPSEIKLIDIVAVIDGMDFFNRCILGFEECSDQNPCTIHHLWADKREEIYRMFSSTTLEDAIKNIEKFENVKV from the coding sequence ATGCTTTCCGCGGCATGTAAAGACTCTATAAGGGCAATGATTTATGTAGCAAAACTTTACAAGGAAGGATGGAAAGATAAATTTATATCAATACACAAAATAGCGAAAGATCTGGGAATGTCATTTTATTTTTTATCAAAAAATTTCCAGAAACTTGTAAAGGCAGGTCTTTTAGAGTCCCATAGAGGTCCACAGGGAGGAATAAAACTTATAAAAAAGCCCTCGGAGATAAAACTTATTGATATTGTTGCAGTGATTGATGGTATGGATTTTTTCAACAGATGTATACTTGGTTTTGAAGAATGCTCAGACCAGAATCCGTGCACGATTCATCATCTATGGGCAGATAAAAGGGAAGAGATATACAGGATGTTTTCCTCAACAACCCTTGAGGACGCGATAAAAAATATCGAGAAATTTGAAAACGTCAAGGTGTAA
- a CDS encoding V4R domain-containing protein: MEDILNQISKVKRDKLGTDIPILIFRVLRHYTHVYASDLLGERASNILFINAGKALGDQLGERLYDEDLKRYLEKISEFVEREKIGILKVTELNDNKLVVQLDECITCAGMDNIGKRICFFEVGLVAGLVEKYLGKKVIAYETKCNANGEETCEVTVNF, from the coding sequence ATGGAAGATATACTCAATCAAATATCAAAGGTAAAGAGGGATAAGTTAGGTACAGATATTCCTATACTTATTTTCAGGGTTCTAAGACATTACACCCATGTGTATGCTTCAGACCTATTAGGAGAAAGAGCATCAAATATTCTTTTTATTAATGCAGGAAAGGCTCTTGGTGATCAACTTGGGGAAAGATTATATGACGAAGATCTAAAAAGATATCTTGAAAAAATATCTGAGTTTGTTGAGAGAGAAAAGATAGGAATTCTAAAGGTAACTGAGCTTAACGATAACAAACTTGTAGTACAGTTAGATGAATGTATCACATGTGCAGGAATGGATAATATTGGGAAAAGAATATGTTTTTTTGAAGTAGGTCTTGTTGCAGGTCTTGTTGAAAAGTATTTAGGTAAGAAGGTAATAGCCTATGAAACCAAATGCAATGCAAATGGAGAAGAAACCTGTGAGGTTACTGTAAATTTTTAA
- a CDS encoding Lrp/AsnC family transcriptional regulator, which translates to MIELSEKEKSLIKVLQEGIPLERRPFKRLGEKLDLTENQIISMIQKLKENKIIRQISPIYDTKSLGYDSSLVAFKITGDVQKAAQIVNTHPGVSHNYERNDVFNMWFTIAVPPDSKLGLEQTVNLLAEMTDTEDFVILRTVKLYKIGVKLDFDNLKEKEQLTKKEPLKKVILSEEDKKIIKITQEDIPLVEDPFGVYAERIGIEEGKLLDRLSYYQETGVMRRFAAILYHRKAGFKANGMTVWNVPDSIVDEIGYRVAAYRSVTHCYKRTVNEKWKYNLFSMIHGRTKEELEDFVKELSQEIGIKDYKILYSTQEFKKRRIKYFSEDFYTWEEDAENGRYTQSNIKGKEG; encoded by the coding sequence ATGATAGAGCTGTCTGAAAAAGAAAAATCATTAATAAAAGTGTTGCAGGAAGGTATCCCTTTAGAAAGAAGACCTTTTAAGAGATTAGGAGAAAAGTTAGATCTTACAGAAAATCAGATCATATCAATGATACAAAAGCTAAAAGAAAATAAAATAATAAGACAGATATCCCCTATATACGATACCAAATCTTTAGGCTATGACAGTTCTCTTGTTGCATTTAAAATAACAGGAGATGTACAAAAAGCTGCACAGATAGTAAATACGCATCCGGGGGTTAGCCATAACTATGAAAGGAATGATGTTTTTAATATGTGGTTTACAATTGCTGTACCACCAGATAGTAAGTTAGGACTTGAACAGACAGTAAATCTTTTGGCTGAAATGACAGATACTGAAGATTTTGTTATTCTTAGAACCGTTAAGCTTTACAAAATAGGAGTAAAGCTCGATTTTGATAATCTCAAGGAAAAAGAACAGCTCACTAAAAAAGAACCTCTGAAGAAAGTAATCCTTTCTGAAGAAGATAAAAAAATAATAAAGATAACACAGGAAGATATTCCTCTTGTGGAAGATCCATTTGGTGTATATGCTGAGAGAATAGGAATAGAAGAGGGAAAGCTCTTAGACAGGTTGTCGTACTATCAGGAAACAGGAGTTATGAGAAGGTTTGCAGCCATACTTTACCACAGGAAAGCTGGATTTAAAGCAAACGGTATGACAGTCTGGAATGTCCCAGATAGTATTGTTGATGAAATCGGGTATAGAGTTGCAGCTTACCGTTCTGTAACCCATTGTTATAAAAGAACGGTTAATGAAAAATGGAAATACAACCTGTTTTCTATGATTCATGGAAGAACAAAGGAGGAGTTAGAAGATTTTGTTAAGGAACTGTCTCAGGAAATAGGTATTAAAGATTACAAAATACTCTACTCAACCCAAGAATTTAAGAAAAGAAGGATAAAGTACTTTTCAGAAGATTTCTATACATGGGAGGAGGATGCAGAAAATGGAAGATATACTCAATCAAATATCAAAGGTAAAGAGGGATAA
- a CDS encoding hemerythrin domain-containing protein yields the protein MSFEKVKQILNKLTEEHVVLLKKSEELEEKLENQFSDEVLDEVMDFIKKDVAEHARVEEEDLDQALQEAGITDFDIEALNFGHRTLDEIVEHLEYLISLYKKGEKEYRGRDLKKEIIKTAKEFFSTLKDHFTEEEDFFFPDILKYDIERFE from the coding sequence ATGAGTTTTGAAAAAGTCAAACAGATACTAAACAAATTAACAGAAGAGCATGTTGTACTTCTCAAAAAGAGTGAAGAGCTTGAGGAAAAATTAGAGAATCAGTTTTCTGACGAAGTGTTAGACGAAGTTATGGATTTTATTAAAAAAGATGTTGCTGAACATGCAAGGGTTGAAGAGGAAGATCTGGATCAGGCTCTGCAGGAAGCTGGAATAACTGATTTTGATATAGAAGCTCTTAATTTTGGGCATAGAACCCTTGATGAAATTGTTGAACATTTAGAGTATCTGATAAGTCTGTACAAAAAGGGAGAAAAGGAGTACAGAGGTAGAGACTTAAAAAAAGAGATAATAAAAACTGCAAAGGAGTTTTTCTCAACACTTAAAGACCACTTTACAGAAGAAGAGGACTTTTTCTTTCCAGATATCCTGAAATACGACATAGAGAGGTTCGAGTAA
- a CDS encoding nitric-oxide reductase large subunit — protein MSKLMDQTTKKWFLIFVLSTIAAVGLFTLLTVKQIKDVPPIPQEVRGTQTLYTYDDIVQGKAYFQKYVLMDQGTLLGNGAYIGPDYTAWILHEKIVKLQDIYAQEKYGKNYEELSPEEKTQIDYLVTEDVRKKSILKEGVTQLTPQHEKAWLQVKEKLVEYLVKGNPQYAMVGGLIKPEEADKIADFIDWTTLVAVTPRPSAKPAEEVSVIKSLGEPMSVYKSLNLHPTYTNNWPPEPAIGLDAHYPTLFWSLVAFMACWALTIVVMWAFYDYFLKFDSEKEYSEALKITKLTPLQEKVIKYVPLVPLFFVLQTLLGGYMAHLYADPTHSWIVPQTLLPFNVAREFHLNLAVLWIAIGWLAGGLFVAPLASGGKDFKFPIAVDILWIALLVVGGGGLIGLWLGALGKLPDPLWFWLGSEGREYIELGRLWDIGLVVGLVLWFTIVFFTVRQAEKVTPPLAMMIWSAFAIAVLYMAGMAPLHKIMPNFTIDDYFRWWVVHLWVENTFELFAAGTLAFLTVALGLVSARFATIMMFFEAFLIVAAGTIGTGHHYFWMGENEFWIAWGGVLSSLEPLPLVILMIEATKEYLHIKGKGESFPFRMAFLWLAGSAFLNWLGAGFYGMLINLPIINYYEHGTYFGMAHGHVALLGAFGYISIGFLYLIARANALAKGLHWDEKVSNLAFWLTTGGIFLFAFPVLVIGEKQMEWAFNYGYWVARTREVLEGMGFWLWIRLIPDLMIVAGAVLLLVDLVYKLYLSKKEAPVTATT, from the coding sequence ATGAGTAAATTGATGGATCAAACCACTAAAAAGTGGTTTCTGATCTTCGTTCTATCCACAATTGCAGCAGTAGGTCTGTTTACGCTCCTTACTGTCAAACAGATCAAAGATGTTCCACCTATTCCTCAGGAAGTCAGAGGTACCCAAACGCTCTACACATATGATGATATCGTACAGGGTAAAGCTTACTTCCAGAAATATGTTCTTATGGATCAGGGAACACTTCTTGGAAACGGTGCCTATATAGGTCCCGATTACACAGCATGGATACTCCACGAAAAGATAGTAAAACTACAGGATATCTATGCACAGGAAAAGTACGGAAAAAACTATGAAGAGCTCTCACCTGAGGAAAAAACTCAGATCGATTACCTTGTCACAGAGGATGTAAGGAAAAAATCTATTCTGAAAGAAGGTGTAACACAGTTAACACCACAGCACGAAAAGGCATGGCTTCAAGTAAAGGAAAAACTTGTTGAGTACCTTGTAAAAGGAAATCCACAGTACGCTATGGTCGGCGGACTTATCAAGCCTGAAGAAGCAGATAAAATTGCAGACTTTATCGACTGGACTACTCTTGTAGCTGTAACACCAAGACCATCAGCCAAACCTGCTGAAGAAGTTTCTGTAATAAAATCTCTTGGCGAACCTATGAGCGTTTATAAAAGTCTGAATCTGCATCCTACTTATACAAATAACTGGCCACCAGAACCAGCAATAGGATTGGATGCGCACTATCCAACACTTTTCTGGTCTCTCGTTGCATTTATGGCATGCTGGGCATTAACAATTGTTGTTATGTGGGCTTTCTACGACTACTTCCTGAAATTTGACTCTGAAAAAGAGTACTCAGAAGCTCTCAAAATAACAAAACTTACACCTCTTCAAGAGAAAGTTATAAAGTATGTACCTCTTGTTCCATTATTCTTTGTTCTTCAGACACTTCTTGGAGGTTATATGGCTCACCTTTATGCAGATCCAACTCATAGCTGGATTGTTCCACAAACATTACTGCCATTTAATGTGGCAAGAGAATTCCACCTTAACCTTGCAGTTCTGTGGATAGCGATAGGATGGCTTGCAGGTGGTTTATTTGTAGCTCCTCTTGCCTCAGGTGGAAAGGATTTCAAATTCCCCATCGCAGTTGACATCTTATGGATAGCTTTACTTGTGGTAGGAGGCGGAGGTCTAATTGGCCTGTGGCTTGGAGCTCTTGGAAAACTTCCCGATCCACTCTGGTTCTGGCTTGGATCAGAAGGAAGAGAGTATATAGAGCTTGGAAGACTATGGGATATAGGTCTTGTAGTAGGTCTTGTTCTGTGGTTCACAATAGTATTCTTTACTGTAAGACAGGCTGAGAAAGTTACACCACCTCTTGCAATGATGATATGGTCTGCATTTGCTATTGCTGTTCTTTATATGGCAGGTATGGCTCCTCTACATAAAATCATGCCTAACTTTACAATTGACGACTACTTCAGATGGTGGGTCGTTCACCTCTGGGTTGAAAATACATTTGAGCTGTTTGCTGCAGGTACACTTGCATTCCTGACAGTTGCTCTGGGTCTTGTAAGTGCAAGATTTGCAACAATCATGATGTTCTTTGAAGCATTCCTTATCGTTGCGGCAGGAACAATAGGAACAGGACACCACTACTTCTGGATGGGAGAAAATGAGTTCTGGATTGCCTGGGGAGGAGTGTTGTCGTCCCTCGAACCACTACCTCTTGTTATTCTTATGATTGAGGCTACTAAAGAGTACCTCCACATAAAAGGAAAAGGAGAATCCTTCCCATTCAGAATGGCATTCCTGTGGCTTGCAGGTTCTGCATTCCTGAACTGGCTCGGTGCAGGATTCTACGGAATGCTCATTAATCTGCCTATCATAAACTACTACGAACACGGAACATATTTTGGAATGGCTCACGGACACGTTGCCCTTCTTGGAGCATTTGGATATATCTCTATCGGATTCCTCTATCTGATAGCGAGAGCTAATGCACTTGCAAAAGGTCTGCACTGGGACGAAAAAGTTTCCAACCTTGCGTTCTGGCTCACAACAGGAGGTATATTCCTGTTTGCATTCCCTGTCCTTGTTATCGGAGAAAAACAGATGGAATGGGCATTCAACTATGGATACTGGGTTGCAAGAACAAGGGAAGTATTAGAAGGAATGGGATTCTGGCTGTGGATAAGACTTATCCCTGACCTGATGATTGTGGCAGGTGCTGTTTTACTCCTTGTTGACCTTGTTTACAAACTGTATCTGTCCAAGAAAGAAGCTCCTGTTACAGCAACCACTTAA
- the dksA gene encoding RNA polymerase-binding protein DksA produces MEHLTKEQIEELKGILLEWREQLIKESQESMGEPLSYEGGDEIDRADTEAGRLVMLRNLDRDRKLLKRIEYTLRKIEAGTYGICEMCGAEIPYPRLKARPVAKLCIQCKELEEENE; encoded by the coding sequence ATGGAACATCTTACAAAGGAGCAGATAGAAGAGTTAAAAGGTATACTTTTAGAATGGAGAGAACAGTTAATAAAAGAGTCTCAGGAATCAATGGGAGAACCGTTATCTTATGAAGGTGGAGATGAGATAGACAGGGCAGATACAGAAGCAGGAAGACTTGTTATGCTCAGGAATTTAGATAGGGATAGGAAACTGCTAAAAAGAATAGAGTATACCTTAAGAAAAATAGAGGCAGGAACTTACGGTATATGCGAAATGTGTGGAGCTGAAATACCATACCCCAGACTAAAAGCACGACCTGTAGCAAAACTGTGTATTCAGTGTAAAGAGCTTGAAGAAGAAAATGAGTGA